One Polaribacter sp. SA4-12 genomic window carries:
- a CDS encoding heparinase II/III family protein, whose translation MKTIYTTLLLLVSISIFGQKTPSKKVIEVSNLVNYLNDDVKSQLSENGKISTEKLASYFRDKFSERYFYDYKTVDNRFKEYANLYPKAVESHTTRALDHLAKFSSTPQWKLPFNYQNGKPLNAYALRHLARQHKMVDIAFYYFYQQKDSKYINYFTEQMQSLNTALHQNKFEVLEDGNGVYESFRSGYRILNWLQIHNLFLGEKAYSDKDQLKTIATLLQHASYLFEINQNFKSGNHQTRGLSALAMVSILLRDFVDTDVWYNHSMKLLAEHLSKEINEDGFQFERTVHYHKSDIGNYFYVYQLVKNSNLKVDDFWKNKLESLFTTLTKISFPDKSAPVFSDDTDTPWAEKNDISDALTLGYLLFENPTFGYFANNKVSGKMYWYTSKNQLENLQSIQQEKPDFKSYSFPETGYYIMREGWNSKDKMLVISAGLDAEKPDHQHGDILGIQAMANENVILPNYQVRYSLKDLELFKNSMTKNVALVDDELQGKKYASNKGGSGFGKFKELPKPKVIIFQKNEDLEVFIGSHDGFKNLGVEYSRQVINVENDFWIVKDNFSSDKKHNYKQVWQGHYSLENSPNLLRSSFSNGSGLDIYQLNKIDKIKTDGARGKQWIVTSKTDTKDFNFITILFPFSKYDNRIDEEKENPDFKGWSKNSSIISDATQTLSKNDKHLFFGVKDIRIQEKTIQFSEKVDIFIKVTKNDFSIQSLFHKPFVLKKTEDYKEVTINPLEIFKNL comes from the coding sequence ATGAAAACAATTTACACTACCCTCCTACTTTTAGTCTCAATTTCTATATTCGGACAAAAAACACCGAGTAAAAAAGTTATCGAGGTTTCTAATTTAGTCAACTATTTAAATGATGATGTAAAAAGTCAACTATCAGAAAACGGAAAAATATCAACTGAAAAATTAGCTAGTTATTTTAGAGATAAATTCTCTGAACGCTATTTCTACGATTATAAAACAGTAGATAATCGCTTTAAAGAATACGCAAATTTATATCCAAAAGCAGTAGAAAGTCATACAACAAGAGCTTTAGATCATTTGGCAAAATTCTCATCAACCCCACAATGGAAACTTCCTTTTAATTATCAAAACGGAAAACCCTTAAATGCATACGCATTAAGACATTTGGCACGTCAACATAAAATGGTAGACATTGCATTCTATTATTTTTATCAGCAAAAAGACAGCAAATACATTAATTATTTTACAGAACAAATGCAATCTTTAAACACTGCATTGCATCAAAATAAATTCGAAGTTCTTGAAGATGGAAACGGAGTTTACGAATCTTTTAGATCGGGTTATAGAATATTAAATTGGTTACAAATTCATAATCTTTTTTTAGGTGAAAAAGCATATTCAGATAAAGATCAACTAAAAACGATTGCTACATTATTACAACATGCTTCTTATTTGTTCGAAATCAATCAGAACTTTAAATCTGGTAATCACCAAACAAGAGGTTTATCCGCTTTAGCGATGGTTTCTATTTTATTAAGAGATTTTGTAGATACAGATGTTTGGTACAACCATTCTATGAAATTATTGGCAGAACATTTAAGTAAAGAAATTAATGAAGATGGTTTTCAGTTCGAAAGAACAGTGCATTATCATAAAAGCGATATTGGTAATTATTTTTACGTGTATCAATTAGTAAAAAACAGCAATTTAAAGGTTGATGATTTCTGGAAAAATAAATTAGAATCTTTATTTACAACCTTAACTAAAATATCTTTTCCAGATAAATCTGCTCCTGTTTTTTCTGATGATACTGATACTCCTTGGGCAGAAAAAAATGATATTTCAGATGCCTTAACTTTAGGATATTTATTATTTGAGAATCCTACTTTTGGCTATTTCGCAAACAATAAGGTAAGCGGAAAAATGTATTGGTACACCAGTAAAAATCAACTAGAAAACTTGCAAAGCATTCAACAAGAAAAGCCTGATTTTAAATCATATTCTTTTCCTGAAACAGGATATTACATAATGCGTGAAGGATGGAATAGTAAAGATAAAATGCTAGTTATTTCTGCTGGATTAGATGCTGAAAAACCAGATCATCAACACGGAGATATTTTAGGAATACAAGCAATGGCTAATGAAAATGTAATTCTACCAAATTACCAAGTTCGATATTCTTTAAAAGATTTAGAATTATTTAAAAACTCGATGACCAAGAATGTTGCTTTGGTTGATGATGAATTGCAAGGAAAAAAATACGCTTCTAATAAAGGAGGAAGTGGTTTTGGGAAATTTAAAGAATTACCGAAACCTAAAGTTATTATTTTTCAAAAAAATGAAGATTTAGAAGTTTTTATAGGATCGCATGATGGTTTTAAAAACTTGGGAGTTGAATATTCGAGACAAGTTATTAATGTAGAAAATGATTTTTGGATTGTAAAAGATAATTTTTCTTCGGATAAAAAACACAATTACAAACAAGTTTGGCAAGGTCATTATAGTTTAGAAAATTCGCCTAATTTACTAAGATCTAGTTTTTCTAATGGTTCTGGTTTAGATATTTATCAACTTAATAAAATTGACAAAATAAAAACTGATGGAGCAAGAGGAAAACAATGGATTGTAACTTCTAAAACAGATACAAAAGATTTCAATTTTATTACTATTTTATTCCCTTTTTCTAAATATGATAATAGAATTGATGAGGAAAAAGAGAACCCTGATTTTAAAGGTTGGTCTAAAAATTCATCAATAATATCAGACGCTACACAAACACTTTCTAAAAACGATAAGCACTTGTTTTTCGGAGTAAAAGATATTAGAATTCAAGAAAAAACGATTCAATTTTCAGAAAAAGTGGATATTTTTATTAAGGTTACAAAAAATGATTTTTCTATTCAATCTTTATTTCACAAACCTTTTGTCCTCAAAAAAACGGAAGATTATAAAGAAGTAACAATAAATCCTTTAGAAATTTTTAAAAATCTGTAA
- a CDS encoding chondroitinase-B domain-containing protein, with the protein MKNLLLIFSLFLSLISCNEKVTNEISVSDTSELIEATKNAKAGDIIVIKNGTYENVEIIFQGKGTEKEPIILKAETAGKVFIEGVSSLEISGNYLQVSGLFFRKGHSPKKNVIAFRTDADKVANYSSVTNCVILDFNNLQRDNDNLWVQLYGTHNKLANCYIAGKTNGGPTVRVDLKGNQSIRNYHEIVNNHFGPRPRKGGARGETIQLGSSFTSMSPSNTTIANNLFEECNGEVEIISSKTNFNLIKNNVFYKSEGSVVTRHGNYATIDGNYFIGDGVNKQFGGIRIVNTGHWIINNYFYKIIGENFRSPLAVMNGIPKSPLNRYNQVTDIVVAYNTYVDCKSPWQFGVGTNIAQAAVLPKSEIRSARALRSVVANNIIYNKEGDKNPIIEHDKADGVKFKNNIINNQGVEFGDIKRMKATEFELTKVGENIFIPNLTSDLDIYDGFGFNTITEDLFGNSRAKSNSIGATVKGDLKDPSILDKTKYGADWYSDVAEVKDVKTIEVSSTKGELETKIAAAKSGDIIALNPGKYTVSKSIVINKTITIQSKGTEKAEIIFAGSDNTPVFELNPYGILNLNNIVLTGNGKQQAFANLKENMSNHFGLTVSGSEINNFNYVLKAYKQTFAESVTFTNTAISNCKNGIELSEETNDRGDYNTEYLTIENCQFTNVKQNVIDYYRGGYDESTIGGNLLVENSTFTNCGSKEKNKMLLNHRGIVNVNITKNVFKNNKVDFVSILWGAKNNVESENTLINSGKIKTQENLVMKLMY; encoded by the coding sequence ATGAAAAATTTATTATTAATCTTCAGTTTATTTTTATCACTAATTTCTTGTAATGAAAAAGTTACAAATGAAATTTCAGTAAGCGATACATCAGAATTAATAGAAGCTACAAAAAATGCGAAAGCAGGTGATATTATTGTCATTAAAAACGGAACCTATGAAAATGTAGAAATTATTTTTCAAGGAAAAGGAACTGAAAAAGAACCAATAATTTTAAAAGCAGAAACTGCTGGTAAAGTTTTTATTGAAGGCGTTTCTAGCTTAGAAATAAGTGGTAATTATTTACAAGTAAGTGGGTTATTTTTTAGAAAAGGACATTCTCCTAAAAAAAATGTAATTGCATTTAGAACTGATGCAGATAAAGTTGCAAACTATAGTAGCGTTACCAATTGTGTTATTTTAGACTTCAACAACTTACAAAGAGATAATGACAATCTTTGGGTTCAATTATATGGTACACATAATAAATTAGCTAATTGTTATATTGCTGGTAAAACAAATGGTGGACCAACTGTTAGAGTAGATTTAAAAGGAAACCAAAGCATTAGAAATTACCACGAAATTGTAAACAATCATTTTGGACCAAGACCGAGAAAAGGTGGAGCAAGAGGAGAAACTATTCAATTAGGAAGTAGTTTTACTTCTATGTCGCCAAGTAATACAACGATTGCAAACAACTTATTTGAAGAGTGTAATGGTGAAGTTGAAATTATATCTAGTAAAACAAATTTCAATTTAATTAAAAACAATGTTTTTTATAAAAGTGAAGGTTCTGTGGTAACTCGTCATGGAAATTATGCCACAATTGATGGTAATTATTTTATTGGTGATGGTGTAAATAAACAATTTGGAGGAATTAGAATTGTAAATACAGGGCACTGGATTATCAACAATTATTTCTACAAAATTATTGGTGAAAATTTTAGAAGTCCATTAGCTGTTATGAATGGAATTCCTAAATCTCCATTAAATAGATATAACCAAGTTACTGATATTGTAGTTGCATATAATACGTATGTTGATTGTAAATCTCCTTGGCAATTTGGGGTAGGAACAAACATTGCACAAGCAGCTGTTTTACCTAAATCTGAAATTCGTTCTGCAAGAGCTTTAAGATCTGTTGTAGCAAACAATATAATTTACAATAAAGAAGGAGATAAAAACCCAATTATTGAACATGATAAAGCTGATGGTGTAAAGTTTAAAAACAACATTATCAACAACCAAGGAGTTGAATTTGGTGATATTAAAAGAATGAAAGCTACTGAATTTGAATTAACAAAAGTAGGTGAGAATATCTTTATTCCTAACCTAACTAGTGATTTAGATATTTATGATGGTTTTGGTTTTAATACGATAACAGAAGATCTTTTTGGAAATTCTAGAGCAAAATCAAATTCTATTGGAGCAACTGTTAAAGGAGATTTAAAAGATCCATCAATTTTAGATAAAACTAAATATGGTGCAGATTGGTATTCTGACGTAGCAGAAGTTAAAGATGTAAAAACTATAGAAGTTTCATCAACAAAGGGAGAATTAGAAACCAAAATTGCTGCAGCTAAATCTGGAGATATTATTGCTTTAAATCCTGGTAAATACACTGTTTCTAAATCTATCGTAATTAATAAAACAATTACAATTCAATCTAAAGGAACTGAAAAAGCTGAAATTATTTTTGCTGGATCAGACAACACTCCTGTTTTTGAATTAAATCCTTATGGAATTTTAAACCTAAACAACATCGTTCTTACAGGAAACGGAAAGCAACAAGCTTTTGCCAACTTAAAAGAAAACATGTCTAACCATTTTGGATTAACAGTTTCTGGTTCTGAAATAAACAATTTCAATTATGTATTAAAAGCATACAAACAAACATTTGCAGAAAGTGTAACATTCACAAACACGGCAATTTCAAACTGTAAAAATGGTATCGAATTGTCTGAAGAAACAAATGATAGAGGTGATTATAATACTGAATATTTAACTATTGAAAACTGTCAATTTACTAACGTTAAACAAAACGTGATTGATTATTACAGAGGTGGTTATGATGAGTCTACAATTGGTGGAAATCTATTAGTTGAAAATAGCACTTTTACAAACTGTGGAAGTAAAGAAAAAAACAAAATGTTATTAAATCACAGAGGTATTGTTAATGTAAACATTACTAAAAATGTATTTAAAAACAATAAAGTTGATTTTGTTTCTATTTTATGGGGAGCAAAAAACAACGTTGAATCTGAAAATACTTTAATCAATTCTGGAAAAATCAAAACTCAAGAAAACTTAGTAATGAAATTAATGTATTAA
- the uxaC gene encoding glucuronate isomerase: MKTFLTEDFLLQTDFAKNLYHKFAKKLPIIDYHNHLPSNEIAADKQFDNITQAWLYGDHYKWRAMRAFGINEKYITGDASDKEKFLKWAEVVPFTIRNPLFHWTHLELKAYFGIDEILSVKNAEEIYDITSKILQKKTHSANGLLKLMNVESLCTTDDPIDTLEYHNAIQKDPSKVKTFPTFRPDKSIDVSNVKTFKNYISILGSLCKVTINSYQKYIKILEERVDFFHENGCRLSDHGFEQMPFYDGAKYDLSLLFNKATSGINLTEDEVLFFKAKTLVFLGRMYHQKGWTQQFHLGVIRNNNNRLLKELGVDTGFDSMSDTSQIKNLKGFFNALDNTNQLSKTIVYNLNPADNEVFATMVGNFNDGTIKGKVQFGAAWWFLDQKDGMEKQINTLSNQGLLSCFVGMLTDSRSFLSFPRHEYFRRILCNIIGTDVANGELPNDEAFLGKIVSDICYYNAKNYFNFK, encoded by the coding sequence ATGAAGACTTTTTTAACTGAAGATTTTTTACTCCAAACAGATTTTGCAAAAAACTTATATCACAAATTTGCTAAAAAATTACCAATTATAGATTATCACAATCATTTACCTTCAAATGAAATTGCAGCAGACAAACAATTTGATAATATTACACAAGCTTGGTTGTATGGAGATCATTATAAATGGCGTGCAATGCGTGCTTTTGGTATTAATGAAAAATATATTACAGGTGATGCTTCAGACAAAGAAAAGTTTTTAAAATGGGCAGAAGTTGTTCCTTTTACAATTAGAAATCCGCTTTTTCATTGGACGCATTTAGAATTGAAAGCTTATTTTGGAATTGATGAAATTTTATCAGTAAAAAATGCTGAAGAAATATATGATATAACATCCAAAATATTGCAAAAAAAAACACATTCTGCAAACGGTTTATTAAAATTGATGAATGTAGAATCTTTATGTACAACAGATGATCCTATAGATACATTAGAATATCATAATGCAATTCAAAAAGATCCTTCTAAAGTAAAAACTTTTCCAACTTTTAGACCAGATAAATCTATTGATGTTTCTAATGTTAAAACATTTAAAAATTACATTTCAATTTTAGGTAGCCTCTGTAAAGTAACGATTAATTCTTACCAAAAATATATAAAAATTTTAGAAGAAAGAGTCGATTTCTTTCATGAAAATGGTTGTAGATTATCTGATCATGGTTTTGAGCAAATGCCTTTTTATGATGGTGCAAAATATGATCTTTCCTTGCTATTCAATAAAGCAACTTCTGGAATAAATTTAACAGAAGATGAAGTGTTGTTTTTTAAGGCAAAGACACTGGTATTTCTAGGGAGAATGTATCATCAAAAAGGTTGGACACAACAGTTTCATTTGGGTGTAATTCGGAATAATAATAATAGATTATTGAAAGAGTTAGGTGTAGATACTGGCTTTGATTCGATGAGTGATACTTCTCAAATTAAAAATCTAAAAGGATTTTTTAATGCTTTAGATAATACGAATCAACTTTCAAAAACAATTGTTTACAATTTAAACCCTGCAGATAACGAAGTATTTGCAACAATGGTTGGTAATTTTAATGATGGTACCATAAAAGGTAAAGTTCAGTTTGGTGCAGCTTGGTGGTTTTTAGACCAAAAAGATGGAATGGAAAAACAAATTAACACACTTTCTAATCAGGGTTTATTAAGTTGTTTTGTAGGTATGTTAACAGATTCTAGAAGTTTTTTGTCTTTTCCAAGGCACGAATATTTTAGAAGAATTTTATGTAACATTATTGGTACAGATGTAGCAAATGGTGAATTACCAAATGATGAAGCGTTTTTAGGAAAAATAGTAAGTGATATTTGTTATTATAATGCTAAAAACTATTTCAATTTTAAATAA
- a CDS encoding Gfo/Idh/MocA family protein, translating to MKTIKWGIIGCGDVAEIKSGPAFQKVENSELIAVMRRNAAKAKDFAERHQVPFWYNSVDALLENPEINAVYIATPPSTHLEIVKKCLKSKKFIYLEKPITLNFYEAEELNEIVTNNDKVVVAHYRRKLPVFLKVKALIKENRIGDIRFVDIQILQSKENNIITKTDDNWRLKPEISGGGYFHDIAPHQIDLMYYYFGEIKNAKGFSTSTLNNNVDDIVNGIIEFKNGIQFRGIWNFNTSDNEVKDECKIYGENGTITFSFYGDKITLTTNYDAKVFHFTNPIHVQQPMIESTVNYFLGKASNPCDIEKGVTVMRILETFTT from the coding sequence ATGAAAACAATTAAATGGGGAATAATTGGTTGTGGTGATGTTGCTGAAATAAAAAGTGGACCTGCTTTTCAAAAAGTAGAAAACTCAGAATTAATAGCAGTGATGAGAAGAAATGCTGCAAAAGCAAAAGATTTTGCAGAAAGACATCAGGTTCCTTTTTGGTATAATTCTGTTGATGCATTATTAGAAAACCCAGAAATTAATGCAGTTTATATTGCAACACCTCCTTCGACCCATTTAGAAATAGTGAAAAAATGTTTAAAATCAAAAAAGTTTATTTATCTCGAAAAGCCGATAACTTTAAATTTTTATGAAGCTGAAGAATTAAATGAAATTGTTACAAATAATGATAAAGTCGTTGTTGCTCATTATAGAAGAAAACTACCTGTTTTCTTAAAAGTAAAAGCGTTAATTAAAGAAAATAGAATAGGAGATATCAGGTTTGTAGATATTCAAATTTTACAATCGAAAGAAAATAATATTATTACTAAAACAGATGACAATTGGCGTTTGAAACCAGAAATTTCTGGAGGTGGTTATTTTCATGATATTGCGCCACATCAAATCGATTTAATGTATTATTATTTTGGTGAAATTAAAAACGCTAAAGGTTTTTCTACATCAACTTTAAATAACAATGTTGATGATATTGTAAATGGAATTATAGAATTTAAAAACGGAATTCAATTTAGAGGAATCTGGAATTTTAATACTTCTGATAATGAAGTAAAAGATGAGTGTAAAATATATGGAGAAAATGGTACAATTACATTTTCTTTTTATGGTGATAAGATAACTTTAACTACTAATTATGATGCCAAAGTTTTTCATTTTACGAACCCGATTCATGTGCAACAACCAATGATAGAAAGTACAGTAAACTATTTTTTAGGTAAAGCTTCGAATCCTTGTGATATAGAAAAAGGAGTAACTGTTATGAGAATTTTAGAAACTTTTACAACTTAA
- a CDS encoding T9SS type A sorting domain-containing protein — protein sequence MKRNIYLASIFIFIIQGISSQVVLNADTSKDTYDLINSVFANPNRNVIEAPDCNHDEFGNHITQEFDTELNKDVFLFHIHVTPDNDRCKKFDRQRNEIKTYSDSPENVKATIGETIEYKWKFKISSDFKPSSSFTHIHQIKSVGGSYASIPMISFTLRKSNPDRLELRYTSTKDQNTLKNANLDLFRGNWVEVTEVIKFGDVGSYSVEIKKISNNEVIFNYSNSPIDMWQDGAEFSRPKWGIYRSLNKKKDLKDEIVKYADFSIEEVTDILSVETLKEKAENILLFPNPSSNEVEFKNANLENYDTIEMYDYSGRKIYIDKKINKNKLDVSGFSKGLYFIVFKKKTVITKVLKCYVK from the coding sequence ATGAAAAGAAACATTTATTTAGCATCCATTTTTATCTTTATAATTCAAGGTATTTCGAGTCAAGTTGTGTTAAATGCTGATACATCGAAAGACACTTATGATTTAATTAATTCAGTATTTGCGAATCCTAATAGAAATGTTATTGAAGCTCCTGATTGTAATCATGATGAGTTTGGAAATCATATTACACAAGAATTTGATACAGAATTAAACAAAGATGTTTTCTTATTCCATATTCATGTAACTCCAGATAATGATCGTTGCAAGAAATTTGATAGACAACGTAATGAAATTAAAACATATTCTGATTCACCAGAAAACGTAAAAGCTACTATTGGTGAAACCATAGAGTATAAATGGAAATTTAAAATAAGTTCAGATTTTAAACCTTCATCTAGTTTTACACACATTCATCAAATAAAATCTGTTGGTGGTTCTTATGCTTCAATTCCGATGATTTCTTTTACATTAAGAAAATCGAATCCAGATAGATTAGAATTAAGATATACATCTACAAAAGATCAAAATACTTTAAAAAATGCAAACTTAGATTTATTTAGAGGTAATTGGGTGGAAGTAACTGAAGTTATTAAATTTGGTGATGTTGGTAGTTATTCTGTTGAAATTAAAAAAATATCGAATAATGAAGTGATTTTTAATTACTCAAATAGTCCAATAGATATGTGGCAAGATGGCGCTGAATTCTCTAGACCAAAATGGGGAATTTATAGAAGTCTAAATAAAAAAAAAGATCTAAAAGATGAAATTGTAAAATATGCAGATTTTAGCATTGAAGAAGTTACTGACATACTTTCTGTAGAAACTTTAAAAGAAAAAGCAGAGAACATTTTATTATTTCCAAACCCTTCATCTAATGAAGTAGAATTTAAAAATGCGAATTTAGAGAATTATGATACTATTGAAATGTATGATTATTCTGGAAGAAAAATTTATATTGATAAAAAAATAAACAAGAATAAATTAGACGTTTCTGGTTTTTCTAAAGGTTTGTATTTTATTGTTTTTAAGAAGAAAACAGTTATTACAAAGGTTTTAAAATGTTATGTAAAATAG